AGGATAGCGAACCGATCGTGATCGATGGGGCGCACCGTCACCTCGACGGGTTCGTACTCCCCTTCGAACTCCCCGGCTTTGAAGACGAACCACCGCCCCATTTTGCGTATCACGGCGGTTCTGGGCAGTACCAGCACCGTTTTGGGGGCCGTTTCGGCACGGACGGTGGCGAACATACCCGGAATCAACCTCTTTTCAGGGTTGGCCACATCCAGCCGCACCGTCGCGAGCGCCGTTTCGGGCTCGATGCGCGGATAGAGATAGGGGTGTTTTCCCACGAAGGTCTTGGGCAGGCTCCGGGTGGTGATGCGAAAGCTTTTGGCCTGCATCACCGGCACGATGTCGGATTCGCTCACTTTGGCTTCGACGCGAATGCGCGAGAGCCCCACAATGCGAAAGAGCGGCGATTTGGATTTGAAGGCGCCACCTTCGAGGATATGCTTTTCGAAAAGATAGCCGTTGGCCGGTGCATAGATCTGCGTCAGCGGGTCGGCCTTGCGGTGGCGCTTCACCCGGTCGATTTCGGATTTGGAAACGCCAAGCAGTTGCAGTTTGCGTCTGGCACTGGCGACCATCCCCCTGGCCGGCGCTTTTTTGGCGTAGCGCAGGGCGTTTAGGTACTCTTCCTTGGCTTTGAAGACAGCCGGTGCATAGACTTTGGCGAGAGGTTCGCCCCGTTTGACGGGTGCATAGAGGCTCTTTTTGTAAAGCTTCACCACATAGCCGTCGAATCTCGGCGATACGTTGACGATTCGCTCTTCGTCGGCGACGAAGAGGCCGTAGAAGGTTTTGGAAAATCGGATCGTCTCTTTTTTCACCTGCGTCGTTTGGACATTGAAAAGCTGCTCCACGCTCGGCTGTTCGGCCAGCAGCGACAGGGGCAACAGCAAGGTTCCTATCAGCCATTTTTTCATCGTTTTTCTCCCAAAGTGGCGTCGATTTGCGCCACGGTACGGTAGTAGTCGGCCTTCGCTTCGATCATTTGCGCCTGAAGATTCAGCTTCTGTTCGACAAGGTCGACGAATTTATACAGATCACCGCCGGCGGCGATGTCGGAGCGGATCAGATCGAACATATGGTCGATCTTCGGGAGGCTCTCTTTTTCTATGAGCCGTGCCACTTCCGATGCGCTCCGGGCTTTGGCGTGGAGTTTTTCCAGTTCGGCCAGCAGTTTTTGGCGGGTATCGATCACCTCGCTTTGTCGTGCCAGAAGTCTGGCTCGCCGCTCCTCGACGATACTTCGTTCCGTTCCGTAGATGGGCAGGGCGAAACCGACCCCGACGGAGAGGTAGTCTTCGTAGGATTCGCGGTGATAGTAGCCCACTTTGACGACCGGATCGATGGCGGTACGAAGTTTGTCGAAAGCCAACCTTTTGTCGACGATCGCTTTCTGGGCGATTCGGGTTTGCAGGTCGGGACTGCGATCGATGCGTTTTATCAGTCTGTCGAGGCTCGGTAGCGCTTTTTGGGGCAGGTCGATGCGCAGATCGTCGATTTTTTGAAAAGCCAGGTACGACAGCAGCGCCAGACGCTTCGAACGCTCGGCACGCAGCTTCGCAAGCGTTACGCGCAGGCGGGTGAGCACCAGCTCGGCCGACATGATGCCCATATGGGCTTTGCCCGATTCGCCCGATGCGGTGTAGGCTTCGTAAAGATCGACGTTTTGGCGCGTCAGTGCCATCGTCTTTTTCGTCAAATCGATAAGGCGGTCGATTTTCCACAGATCGTACGCCGTTTGTCGGATGCGTGACACCAGCACCGCTTCCGCCGCCTCTTTCGTGGCAAACAGCATGGCCTTCTTCGCCGCTTCGATCGCCTCTTTCGCGTCACGCTTGCCGAACCACGGAAACTTCTGGGTGATCGTGACGGCCTGGGTCTGCATCGGCTCCAAAGAGCGGTTGGTGAAGTCGTCGAGGCGAAGATTGTTGACGGAGAGTCCCAGCAGAGGATTGTCGAAATTTTTCGCCCGCTTCAGCGCATAGTCGCTGGCGGCGATGCGCTCTTCGATGGCTTGCAGGCTCGGGTGCTTCGCCAATGCCGAATCGATGAGCTGCCGCAACGTCGTTGCCTCCGCGAAAAGGGCGAAAAGCAGCCAGAATAGAAGCGGTCGCATCATTGGCCTACAGATTCAGAGAGGTTTTGAGGCGATACTTCTTGCTCGCCGGTGTGGTGATAAAGATATGCACCTGCCAGGTACCGCCCATCGCGGCGTTGAAGGTGGCTTCATACGTACCGCCTCCTGTTGGTTTGGCGATGGTTTTGCTCTCCATGTAGGGCATGCCCGGCATGGCGGGCATGAAGATTTTCAGTGCCACTTTGGCGTTTTGAAGGGGTTTTCCGCTTTTGAGAACTTCGAGTTTCAAGTGGTTGTTTCCCACCGTCAGCGGCTTGTCGGAAATCATTACCACTTTCATCGACCGGTATTTCACCTCTTTTTGAAAAGCTGCCGCATGGAGGGTTATGGCCGCTGCTACCATGGCGACGAGCACCGTTTTGATTTTGTTTTGCATTTTTCGATCCTTTCGAATGGGTTTTCTCGGTGCCATTGTAAGGATTGGACGTGCAAAGAGTGTGGAATGGATGTACACACATCTTCCACATAATCTGGATAACATTGCAAATAATCACGTACAGGAGTCAATCGATGTCGAAAATGACAAGAAGAACCTTTTTGCAAAGTGCTGCCGTGGCGACACTCTTATATGGCGTGTCTCCGACACGCTCTCTCGCCGATGGTGGAGAGAATGATGGGATCGGTGCCACCACAGGCAGCCCTTCGATCCTGAAGGGCAACACGTTTCACCTGACCATCGACCGGACGGTCGTGAACATCACCGGCAAACCCGCCATCGCCACGACGGTCAATGGGACGATGCCCGGGCCCACGCTGGTATGGCGGGAAGGGGAAGAGGTTACGATCCACGTCACCAACCGCCTGCCCGTCTCCACCTCCATCCACTGGCACGGCATCATCCTGCCGCCGGAGATGGACGGGGTTCCCGACATCAGTTTCGACGGGATCGCACCGGGTGAAACCTTCACCTACTGTTTCAAGGTAAAGCAGCACGGCACCTACTGGTACCACTCCCACAGCGGATTCCAGGAGCAGACCGGGCTGCATGGAGCGTTGGTCATTCTTCCACGAAATCCCGGTGACGAACCCTTCGAATACGACCGGGACTATGTGATTGCCCTTTCGGACTGGAGCGACGAAAAGCCCGAATCGATCTATCGGAAACTCAAAATCCAGAGCGACTACTACAACTTCAACCAGCGAACCGTCGGAGACTTCTTTCACGAAGTGGCCGAAAAAGGGTTCGTCGAAGCCTTCAAAGCCCGTAAGATGTGGAACGAGATGCGTATGAGTGATAGGGATCTCTCCGACGTCACCGCCTACACCTATACCTTTTTGATGAACGGCCGCACCGATGCCCAGGATTGGCACGCCCTTTTCAGACCCGGCGAAAAGGTGCGGCTGCGCTTCATCAACCAATCGGCGATGACCATCTTCGACGTGCGCATTCCTGGGCTGAAAATGCGCGTCGTGGCAGCCGACGGCAACCCGGTGCAGCCGGTGGATGTGGAGGAATTCCGTATCGCCGTGGCGGAGAGTTACGATGTCATCGTCGAACCCGAAGAGGGGAGCTACTGCCTCTTCGCCCAGAGCATCGACCGCTCGGGATTTGTCGGGGGCACCCTTTCGAGTCGAAACGGCGTCCGGGCGAAACGGCCCCCGATGGAGAAGCCGCAATCCTTGACGATGGCGGACATGGGCATGGGTGGCTGGAGATCCACCGGCGGCATGAGCCATGAAACGATGAAGATGGACCATGGGAAGATGAAGATGGATATGCCCCACAAAACCCCGTGGCCCGTCACGCCGCTGCCGATGCGAAAAGGGGTCGCATGGACGATGACGGCGATGGATCCCCGCTACCGCCTGGACGACCCGGGCGTGGGGCTGCGCCACAACGGGCGGCGGGTGCTCACCTACGCCGACTTGCGCAACTACCGCTCCACCGCCGACGACCCGAAGCCCGACCGGGAGATCGTGCTGCACCTGACGGGCAATATGGAGCGCTACATCTGGGCGATCAACGGCATCAAATACGCCGACGCCCAGCCGCTGCGATTTCACTACGGCGAGCGGCTGCGCATCACCTTCATCAACGATACGATGATGCCCCACCCGATGCACCTGCACGGTATGTGGAGCGACCTGGAGACCGGAGACGATACCCGACTGGTTCGCAAACATACGGTCCTTGTCCAACCTGGGGCGAAAATCAGCTATCGCGTCACCGTCGACGCCCGAGGGAGCTGGGCTTACCACTGCCACATGCTCTACCACATGCTCGGCATGTTCAGAAAAGTGGAGGTGGTGTGATGAAAAAGCTGCTGATTTCGACGATGCTGGCCGCATCGCTTTTCGCCGAGATGAACGACGATCCCCTCAGAGCCACGCTGCTTGCCGACCGCCTGGAGTGGCAGGCGACCGACGGCGATCCCGTCGCCTGGGACGTTGCCGCCTATGCAGGCTACGACATCGACAAAATCTACTTCTACTCCGAAGGGGCGGTACAGAGTGACGAAACGGAGAGCGAGAACGAACTGCTCTACAGCCGTGCCGTCACCCCGTTTTGGGACCTGCAGGGAGGCCTGGAGATGGATACGGCAGGGAGTGAGCGCAAGGTTTGGGGCGTATTGGCGATCCAGGGGCTGGCCCCCTATTTCATCGATACCCGTATTCGCCTCAAAATTTCGGACGAAGCGGTCGGGGTCAATTTCGATTTCGAGTACGAAGCGCTGCTGACCCAGCGGCTGATCCTCACGCCCCGTATCGAGATGGAAGCCTACAGCGACGATGTGCCTGCTCTTGGCATCGGCTCGGGCTTCTCATTACTGGCGATGGGATTGCGTCTGCGTTACGAGTTCGTCCGGGAATTCGCCCCCTATGTGGGGGTGGAGTATCTCAACGGGTTTGGAGACACAAAAAAGGTCTATGGCATGAAAGAAGATACCCGCTTCGTCGCCGGCGTGAGGTTCTGGTTTTGATATATAATTAGGGTATCGAACGTAAAGAAGGATTGCAGATGGATGAAAAAATGCACAATCTGGTCATCGTAGGGGCCGGGCCGGCGGGGATCGCGACGGCGGTCGAGAGTTACATATTGGGAATCCGGGATATTCTGCTGCTGGAAAAAGACGAGAACCACAACGCCACGATTCGCAAATACTACAAAGACAACAAACGGGTCGATAAGGATTGGAAAGGGCAGAAGGTGGAGCTGGACGGCAACATCTATTTCGTCGACGGCACCAAGGAGAGCACCCTCGATTTTTTCGACCAGGTACTCGACCATCACTCGGTGGAGCTTCGCACCCACACGGAGGTGCAGAAGATCGTCAAGAAGGATGACCACTTCGAAGTGATCGTCCCCGGTGGGGCGATCAAAAGCCGTTATGTGGTCGTCACGATCGGTCGCATGGGCAAGCCCAACAAACCCGATTACAAAATCCCGCCATCGATACGCAAACGGGTGCACTATACCCTTGATGCCTGTGGCCTTGGAGAGAAAGTGTTGGTGGTGGGTGGTGGCGACTCGGCGATCGAATACGCCGTCGATCTTGCGCACAAAAACGATGTCACCATCTGTTACCGTCGTCAGACGTTTCGTCGTGCCAATCCCACCAACCAGCGCGATATAGCCAACGCCATCGCCCATGGGGAAGTGCGTCCCTATCTTGGTGTCGACATCGAGGGGCTGGAAGAGTCGGAAGATGGGAAAGTACGCGTTCTGTTTACAGAGAGAGATCCGGAAACTTTCGACCGTGTGATCTATGCCATCGGGGGCACGACCCCGAGCGGTTTTCTACAAAGTTCCGGCATTCGCGTCGAAGACGGCAAACCGGTGCACGACGAAAACTACATGACCGACATTCCCGGGCTTTATGTCGCGGGGGACATTACCCAGGAGTCCGGCGGTTCGATCGCTCTTGGGCTCAATCACGGCTACGCAATCGCCCACCATATCATGGCTCATATCAAAAATTGCCCGGAATGCAAACCTCTGCCCATCGTCGAATGATGTGGGCAGACCACTTTTTGTAGGATTGGTTTCAACGCTTCAGGTAGCTTTCAAGTCTATGCATGAATGGTTTGGCTTTTGCTCCTCCGATAATGGCACGACCGACATGTTCGCCGTCAGGTTTTACGATATAAAAAGTGGGAGTACCCATTACCCTGAAGCCTTCGGGAATCTTTTCTTTGTTGATATCGATATCGACTGGAACGAAATGCAACGCAATGAAGTTGGCCAGATCTTCATCTTCGAAGACTTTCTCTTTCATATAGTTGCACATCCGACACGTCTCCTGAGAAAACATGACAAAAACAAGTTTGTTCTCTTTTGCAGCTATCTGTTTGGCATTTTCATAACTTTTTGCCCATTCGAAATCTGCGGCAAAGAGGCTGGAGAGTGCAATCATTGCAACAAGAACCATTTTTTTCATCTGTCAACTCCTTTCCTTTATCGTAAGCATGGATCGGGTGTCGTTCATTATACCGTGTCGAGGGCCAGTTCGATGTCGGCAAGACAGCATCGGCCGCTTGGATTGAGAATCTTGCAACAGCATCCCGAATCTTTTATCCTCGCTTTGATCTCTTCCAATGCGTGGCTTTTTCCGGTGCGGGCTATCTCGTCGGCCATCTTTTCACGGCTCCAGCCGAAACAGTAGCAGAGCATTGCGGGTATGGTGCCTTCCTTGATGCCTACGGGTACCGTGAGGTCATCTTCCCACAGAATGATGTCATCACGGAAATAGACGACGCCGCATTCCGAGGTTTTGCAGAAGCGGAAACCTTCCAGCGTTTCCAGTGCGGCTTTCGCCTCGGACTTGAGAAGGTATTTGAGTGTGACGGCAGGCACGGTTTGGGCAGCTTTGCCGCATTGGGGACACACCGGATTTTCGGCTTGTTGGGGATTGCGGCATTCATGCTTGGTCGGATATTGTTTTTTATCGGACTTGTCAATCATGATTGCTCCTTTTACGCTTTTTTTAGCAGTTGGGCGTTGAGTGCTACGACGACGGTGCTGACAGACATCAAAATCGCGCCGACGGCGGGGTCGATGATGACGCCCCACGGGGCCATGACGCCGGCGGCCAGGGGTATCGCTACGATATTGTAGCCGCTCGCCCACCAGAGGTTCTGCACCATCTTTTTCGTCGTGGCCAGCGAGAGTCTGATGGCGTGAACCACGCTCATCAGATCGCTTTGGGTCAGGATGATGTCGGCACTTTCGATGGCGATATCGGTCCCGGCACCGATGGCGATGCCGATATCGGCCGTCAGGAGTGATGGGGCGTCGTTGATACCGTCTCCCACCATGGCGACGGTTTTGCCATCCTGTTGAATCTTACGAATCAACCGCAGCTTCTCGTCTGGCAGAAGATTGGCCCGGTAGTGGTCGATACCGCATGTTTCGGCCACTTCACGTGCCACGGCTTCGTTGTCACCGGTGAGCATCCACGTTTCGATACCCAGTTCTTTCAATGCGGCGATTGCCTCGACAGAGGTTTCGCGGATGGAATCGGTCAGGAGAATGACTCCGATGACTTCGCCGTCAACGGCCACCCAAACCTTCGTCGATTCGCTCGATTCGAAGGATTTCAAGGTCTCGGGAAGCTTCAGAGACTCTTTGGAAAGAAGCTGCGGTCCGCCCACCATAACGGTATGACCCTGGACGCTCGCTTTGGCTCCGATGCCCGGAAATGCCATGAAATTTTCGGCTGTTTGGGGTGTGATACCCGCCTCCTTGGCGTGATTCACGATCGCTTTTGCGATGATGTGCTCGGAATTTTGTTCGATTGCCGCGGCCATTGCCAGCAGCTTTGATTTGTCATCTTTTGCGATCACATCCGAAACATCCAGCCGCCCTTCGGTGATTGTTCCGGTTTTGTCGAAACAGATGGCATCGATGGTGCGCAGTGTTTCGAACGCCTGGCGGTTTCTGATCAGAATTCCCCGTTTGGCTGCCAAAGAAGTCGATATGGCCACGACCAGTGGGACTGCCAGCCCCAGTGCATGGGGGCAGGCGATAATGAGAACAGTGACACTCCTAAGCACCGCATCCATCGGTGATGCGATCGCGGACCATACAGCGAAGGTGACGGCACCCGTACCGACAGCCCCGTAAAAAAGCCATCCCGCTGCCTTGTTGGCGAGATCTTGTGTTTTGGATCTGCTCGACTGCGCCTCTTTGACCAATTCGATGACCTGGGAGAGATAACTCTCTTTGCCGCTCTTGGTGATCGTGATACGCATAGCCCCGTCGAGGTTGGTGCTTCCCATGAAGACATCGCTGCCCACTTTTTTGTAAACGGGTTTTGATTCGCCGGTCAGGAAGGCTTCGTCGGTCATGCTTTCGCCTTCGACGACCCGACCGTCGGCCGGAATTTTTTCGCCGGGGCGCACCAGTATCGTATCACCTTTGTGCAGAACGTCCACACTTACCTCTTTGAGCGTACCGTCCGGTGAGACACGCATGGCGGTTTTGGGCATCATTTTGACCAGATCCTGCAATGCGTTGGCGGCTCCCAGTACGCTTTTGGCTTCGATATAGTGGCCGATCAGCATAATGTCGATCAGGGTCGCCAGTTCCCAGAAGAACTCTTTGCCGCCCGGCATGACGAGTGACATGGCCGAATAGAAGTAGGCGACACTGATTGCCATTGAAATAAGCGTCATCATGCCGGGTTTTTTGGATTTGATCTCTTCGATCGTCATGGAAAGAAAAGGTTTGCCGCCATAGATATAGACGAATGTCGAAAGGATGAAGATGATCGCTTCGCGATAGGGAATCTGGAGAGAGAAACCGAACCACCCCTGGATCATAGGCGAAAGGACAAGTATCGGGACGGTGACGATGACCGAGACGATGAACCTCCGTTTCATCTCTTCCATATGGTGTCTATGGCCCATCGCAGAGTGGGAAGAATGTTTCCCTGTAGCATGTTCTTCTTGTCGCATTTTTTATCCTTTTTTTCTTCGATATACACAGTATAGAAAAGGAGTGTGTAAAAAATATGGAAACTTCTTGCACATTGGTTACACAATAAGCGCCTACAATTGCACTATCTCAAAACGAAGGATTGAAAATGAAAAAGAGAGCGATGGGCCGAAACAGAGCGATGGCGGTCATTATGGGCGCCATGGCGGCCGGAACGAGCGGAGCTGTCGCCGCGCCAGGGGGCTGCGGTACCGGTAAATGTGGCAGCGGCATGAAAGGCGGCGGTACCGAAATGAACCAGAGCGTTCAGGGTAGATGTGGCGCCAAAATGGGTGAAGAAGCCAAAAAAAAGGCAATGAGAGGCAAATGTGGCTCCGAAATGAAAAAAAATATGACGAGTCAAGATGGTACCGCCAAATGCGGAAGCTCCATGAAATAGAAGGAAATCTCGGATGAAAGGGTGCGGTCTGGGGCTTCGTGATACGTTCGCCGATGAGATTGTGAAGTATGCGGACGTGATCGATTTTCTTGAGGTGGTGCCGGAAAACGCGATGCACATGAACCGTATCGAGGCAAAACGCTTCGAATCCATCCGGGAAAGGTTCGAGATGGTCGCCCACGGTCTTTCCCTTTCACTGGGCGATACGATCCATCTGAACGAAGCGCATCTTGCACGACTGAAGGATTTTCTCGATCGTTACGAGATCGCTCTTTACTCGGAACACCTGAGTTTCACTTCTCTGGATGGGGTGCAGAGCTATGAACTGCTTCCCTTGCCGATGACTTCGGAGATGGTGGATGGCATTGTCGCCAAGATCGACTACGTCCAGGAGTTTCTGCAGCGTCCGCTCGTGATCGAAAACCCGACCTACTATACGGTACTCGAATCGACAATGGAAGAAGCGGAATTTACAGTGGAGATTTTGCGGCGCAGCGGAGCAAAACTGCTGCTGGATGTCAACAACGTCTATGTGAATGCCCACAACCATCGGTTCAATGCGGAGGATTTTTTGGACCGTCTACCCATATCCGAAGTTGCCTACTGTCACGTCGCCGGCCACCTGGAGTATCGGGATGACCTTTTCATCGATACCCACGGCACACCTGTCAAAACGGAGGTGTGGGATCTGTTGCGTCAGGTGATGGCGCGAAAAAGAGTGCCCGTCATGCTTGAGCGCGATCACAACATACCGCCGTTGGACGCACTGATGAAAGAGTTTGCCACGATGAAGGAGATACATGATGGCGTATGAGACGATGCAGCGCTTTTTCGAAGCTATCAGAGAAGGGAGGGCGGCGGAGTATCGGCATGGCGATATCTACGAACAGCTTGTCCGGTACCGTTTCGATGAAGCGCTTGGAAGCACCTTCCCCCGTTTTCGGTCCCGTATCGGCGAGGCTCGGTGGACAAAACTGCTGCGTCGGTTTATCGCTTCCGGTTCGGCGCACTCCCCATTTGTTTGGCAGATGGCTTCAGATTTCAGACAATCCGTCCAAAAAGGTATAGACCGGCCGCTGCGGCATCTGCTTTGGTTCGAATGGCAGGAAGTGGCCCTGACACGCCTGACTATGCCCAAACGGCGGAAAATCGCAAAAGTCGATTTTTCGAAACGTTACCGTCTGGGCAAACGAGCCAGACTGAAAAAGCTCGTCTGTGATGTGTCCGATGAAGACAATCGGCAGATCGGGGTCTACTGGACACTGGTGTGGCAGACTTTTTCCGGTGAAAGTGCCTGGATGCGCCTGACACCCTTCATGGGCGAGCTGCTCGCTGCATGCGATGGCAAAAATCGTCTCGGGAAAACGGTTGGAACGATATCCCCGAGATTTCGTATCCGACCGGGTGATGCCCGCGATATTCTCAAAGAGGGATTGTTGCCGCTGCTGGCATCGAATATCGTCGTTTGAGGTATAATGAATCCATGAAAGTTCTGCTGCTTGAAGATGATACCATGCTGGGCGAGCTGATCGCCGACCATCTTGGCGGAATGGGTCATGAAGTGGAGCATTATGTCGATGGTGAGGAGGCGGAGGAGGCAATTTTGCAAGGCCGTTACGATCTGCTGCTTCTGGATGTCAATGTCCCAGGTATCGACGGATTCGAACTGCTCGCTTCGATGCGTGAACGCAAAGATATGACGTCGGCGGTTATGATTACGTCGCGCAATACCAGTGCCGATTTGAAAGAGGGTTTTGACCTCGGTTGCGACGACTACATCAAAAAACCTTTCGAATTTGCCGAACTCGATGCCCGAATCGAACATATCGTACGAATCTACGGTCTGAGAAAGAGTGAACCGATTGCTTTGGGTGGCGATACCTTTTTCGAACCGGCTGCCCACCGCCTTGTAGTCGCCGGAGAAGCGGTACCGCTGACCCCCAAAGCTTCCGAAATCCTTCACTACCTCTACAAAAACGCCGGGCGCATTGTCTCCCGGGAGGAGCTGGTCGGGAGCCTTTGGGCTTACGATGAGTCGCCTTCTGATGCGACGCTTCGAAGCTACATCAAAACCCTGCGCAAGTATGTCTCCAACATCGTGACGGAAAGGGGGGTGGGCTATGGCTTTGAACCCGGATGAGAGACGTTCGCTTTTTCGCTTTATGAGCGTCTACCTGGGTGCGGGGCTGGTCATCGTCGTAACTTTCTCCTTTCTTTTCTATCGGATCGATTCCGAATCGATCCGAGACCGGACGCTCTCTGGTCTTCGCATGACGGCGATGACGATTTCCGCTTCTGCCGTAGCGGCCCAGATGCAGGGCAAACCTTTTAAAATTCCCGAAACGTCCTGCTGTGAATACCTTCTGCTGGATGGTTCGAAAAAGCCCATTGTCGGTTCTCTTTCGGAACCTTTCGATCTAAAGAGAGAGTTTTACGTACAAAACGGGTGCGCCCACTATATCGACCGCAGCGCCCACGGCCATATGAATATCGAATATATCGTATTACGAGACTGCACCTACGGAGAAAAGATCCGAAACTGCGCCCTTCGTGTTATCGTCATGGGGTTGGCGGCCTACCTTTTCCTGGTACTGGTGGGATGGTACCTGGGGCGACTGTTTCTCAAGCCGATGCGCGAAAAGATCGAGGCGATGGATCGCTTCATCAAAGACAGTACCCACGAACTCAACACACCCGTCACCACCATGCTTCTGGCTCTTCAGAAGATCGAGTCCAAAGAGTGCAAACCGGTCTATCTGAAAGCACTGCAGATGAGCGGCCGGCTGATCGCACGTGTCTACGAAGATCTGACTTTCATGCTGCTGCAGGACAAACGTGTGAAGAAGGATCATCTCCGGAATGTCGATGTCGCGAACGTGGTGAAAGAGAGTGTCGAATTCTTTTCAATCCTGGCCGAACGGAA
This genomic interval from Hydrogenimonas urashimensis contains the following:
- a CDS encoding response regulator transcription factor, encoding MKVLLLEDDTMLGELIADHLGGMGHEVEHYVDGEEAEEAILQGRYDLLLLDVNVPGIDGFELLASMRERKDMTSAVMITSRNTSADLKEGFDLGCDDYIKKPFEFAELDARIEHIVRIYGLRKSEPIALGGDTFFEPAAHRLVVAGEAVPLTPKASEILHYLYKNAGRIVSREELVGSLWAYDESPSDATLRSYIKTLRKYVSNIVTERGVGYGFEPG
- a CDS encoding sensor histidine kinase gives rise to the protein MALNPDERRSLFRFMSVYLGAGLVIVVTFSFLFYRIDSESIRDRTLSGLRMTAMTISASAVAAQMQGKPFKIPETSCCEYLLLDGSKKPIVGSLSEPFDLKREFYVQNGCAHYIDRSAHGHMNIEYIVLRDCTYGEKIRNCALRVIVMGLAAYLFLVLVGWYLGRLFLKPMREKIEAMDRFIKDSTHELNTPVTTMLLALQKIESKECKPVYLKALQMSGRLIARVYEDLTFMLLQDKRVKKDHLRNVDVANVVKESVEFFSILAERKSIDVELQTETCYVEADPHHLALLVKNLLDNALKYTRSGGRVEIRLEACRLRVSDSGSGIPHDKLQDIFRRFHRENRVEGGFGIGLSIVESICRMYGYHIDVVSEVGRGSTFTVQFARVS
- a CDS encoding DUF692 domain-containing protein, with translation MKGCGLGLRDTFADEIVKYADVIDFLEVVPENAMHMNRIEAKRFESIRERFEMVAHGLSLSLGDTIHLNEAHLARLKDFLDRYEIALYSEHLSFTSLDGVQSYELLPLPMTSEMVDGIVAKIDYVQEFLQRPLVIENPTYYTVLESTMEEAEFTVEILRRSGAKLLLDVNNVYVNAHNHRFNAEDFLDRLPISEVAYCHVAGHLEYRDDLFIDTHGTPVKTEVWDLLRQVMARKRVPVMLERDHNIPPLDALMKEFATMKEIHDGV
- a CDS encoding HvfC/BufC family peptide modification chaperone; translation: MMAYETMQRFFEAIREGRAAEYRHGDIYEQLVRYRFDEALGSTFPRFRSRIGEARWTKLLRRFIASGSAHSPFVWQMASDFRQSVQKGIDRPLRHLLWFEWQEVALTRLTMPKRRKIAKVDFSKRYRLGKRARLKKLVCDVSDEDNRQIGVYWTLVWQTFSGESAWMRLTPFMGELLAACDGKNRLGKTVGTISPRFRIRPGDARDILKEGLLPLLASNIVV